DNA from Xanthomonas hyacinthi:
CGCGTTCGGCCGCCGGCATCTGCCGACACGCTGTCCCACAGCCGACACGCAACCGCCCCGAAACGTTCACAAAACCGTTGCATGGTGGCGAGCGGGCCGCCTGGGCCGTGTGCTGGCTGTCACCCACCACGCGGCAGGTCCCGACGCCTCCCCCCATTTTATCCTGGTGAATTCCGATGACCCCCACCTCCCGATCCTTGCGCCTGCATGCGCTGGTGCTCGCCGTCGCGTCCGCGCTGCCGGCCTTCGCCGCGCTGGCCGAGACCGCGCCGGCCGACGCCGCTGCCACGTCCACCGCCGGCAGCGGCGACGCGACCATGCTCGATGCGATCACCGTGGTGTCCACCGGCACCACCCGCCAGGTGCAGCGCATCACCCGCGAGGACATCGGCACCGCCGCGCCCGGCACCAGCGCGCTGAAGGTGCTGGACAAGCTGCCCGGCGTGCAGTTCCAGTCGGCCGATGCGTGGGGCGCGTACGAATGGTCGACCGCGATCAGCCTGCACGGCTTCGACCAGAGCCGCCTCGGCTTCACCCTGGACGGCGTGCCGCTGGGCACCATGAGCTACGGCGTCAGCGACGGCCTGCAGGTGACCCGCGCGATCATCTCCGAGAACGTCGGCTCGGTGGAGCTGTCACAGGGCGCCGGCGCGCTGGGCACCGCCTCGAGCAGCAACCTCGGCGGCACCGTGCGCTACTACTCCGACGATCCGGACGCCACGCCGGGCATCCGCTTCAGCCAGACCTTCGGTTCCGATTCCACCCGCCGCACCTACCTGCGCGGCGACACCGGCGACATCGACGGCTTCTCGATGTACACCTCGCTGGTGCACGGCGAGACGGACAAGTGGAAAGGCTACGGCAACAACGAGTACAACCAGGCCAACGTCAAGGCGCTGTACCAGTGGGGCGACGGCAACCGGGTCAGCCTGTTCCTGGACAGCTCCAAGCGCAAGGAATACGACATCATGGACCTGTCGCTGACCTCGCAGAAAGCGCTGGGCTGGGACTGGGATTACCTGATGCCGGACTGGAACAGCGCGGTGCAGATCGCCAACGCGCTCAACGGCAACGGCAGCTACCCGGCCTCCTTGAACGGCCTGCCCGCCGACTACGGCAAGGCCGATGCCTCCTACTACTCCGGCGCCGGCCTGCGCGACGACAACCTGGCCGCGCTCAGCGGCGCGTTCAACCTCGGCGGCACGGCCACGCTGAACCTGACCGGCTACTACCACGACAACAACGGCGAAGGCCAATGGACCACGCCGTACGTGGCGTCCTCGGCCACGGTGCCGCTGTCGATGCGCACCACCGACTACCGCCTCAACCGGCATGGCATCACCGCGTCGCTGAACTTCACCGTCGCCGGCAACGAGATCGAGATCGGCGGCTGGTACCAGAACGCCAAGACCGTGCAGGAGCGCAACTACTTCCTGCTCGATGGCCCGTTCACCGATCTGCACTACTTCAACAAGTCCGGCACCTTGTTCGCGCGCCAGTTCGACCAGCACTACGACACCGACACGCGCATGTTCTATGCGCAGGACACGCTGCGCCTGCTCGACGAACGCCTGACCGTGAACTTCGGCGCCAAGAAGCTGCAGGTGGACACCACCGCGCAGTCGCTGGTACCGACCACCTCCAACGCGGCCGGCGAGATCAAGGCCGATTCGGATCTGCTGCCGCAGCTGGGCGTGAACTACAAGCTCGACGCGCACCAGGAAATCTACGCGTCCTACAACAAGAACATGGCCGGCTTCGGCTTCACCCCGTTCCAGGAATCGCAGGCGGCGTTCGACGCGATCAAGCACTCGCTGGAGCCGGAGACCGCGCAGACCTACGAACTGGGTTATCGCGTGCGCGGCGACGGCATCGAGGCCTCGCTGGCGCTGTACCACACCACCTTCGACGACCGCCTGCTGGTGACCTCGCCGTGCAGCGCAATCCAGACCTGCTCGGCCACGCTCAACAACGTCGGCTCGGTGCGCAGCCAGGGCGCCGATCTGGCGGTGATGTGGCGCCCGATCGCGCAGCTGCGCTGGCTCAACTCGCTGTCCTACGACGACTCCACCTACCAGGACGACTACCTCAACGGCGGCGTGGTGGCCACGTCCGGCAAGCGCGTGGTCGGCATCCCGGAGTGGATGTTCTCCAGTAGCCTGGCCTATGAGAACGCCGGCTGGCACGCCGCGCTGGACGGCAAGTACACCGGCCGCCGCTACATCAGCTACCTCAACGACTCGTCGGTGCCGAGCTACTGGCGCTTCGACCTGAGCGCGGGCTACGACTTCGGCGAAGTCGGCATGTTCCAGAACCTGGGCCTGAGCGCGAACGTGACCAACCTGTTCGACAAGCGCTACTTCGCCACCGTCGGCACCAACGGCTATGTGGTCTCCGATCCGAACGGCTACAACCAGACGCTGATGGCCGGCGCGCCGCGGCAGTTCTTCGTCACCTTCAGCGGCAAGTTCTGAATTGACGCAGCGCCAGGGAAGGCGATGGCGCCGTCGTTTGCGAAAGCAGCGGCGGCGCCTTGCGTTTGAGCGGTGAAAAAACCGTACGAATGAAGCCGCCATCTGGCGGCTTTTCCGATTGTGCGTGGTGCCGTTGGAGGTCGCGCCGACAGCGACATCGGTCGCGGCTGAAGCCGCGACACACGGCCTGGATGCCACATTTATTGAATAAACCGACAGCTAACCGGCGACAGCGCGGCCGATCGCCGGATCGCTCATGCTTGGACGGCCGGTCTCGACATGCCCGGCCAGGCGCCGCCGCCACTGCGGCATCGCCTCGCTCGCAATTTCAAGGTCGTACCAGTGGTACTGCGTCTGCAAGTCAAAGCGCAGCAACTTGCGCTCGCCGGCGGCCAGCGCATGCATCTGCTCCGCCCCGCCGCGATAGCCATCGCGAATGCGCAGCCGGCATGCCTGCGCACCGGCATTGCGCAGCTCCAGCAGCAGGCATTGGCTGGCCGCGTCGTAGTCGGCATCGGCCTGCAGCCCCACGTCGACCACGCCATCGCCATGGAACTCGCGCAGGAAACCGTTGGGGCCATGCACGCGCAACGCGTAGCCGGGATCGGCCGCAGCGCCGCGCCAGGCGCGCGCATCGTGCAATTCGCTGCCCGCCGCCAGCGTGTAGAACCACGGCCCGGCGCTGCCGCCATCGGCATAGGCGTTCAGCGCGACGCCGACGGTGCTGCGGTTGAGCATCCGCAACGTCGGTTGCTGCGGCCCCGTCTGCAAGCGCACGTCGAAATCGTAAGGCAGCGCGCGCGCCGGGCGCTGGCCCGGCTCCTGCGCCGGCAAGGCCTGCTGCGCGGGCCGCTGCGGCGCCGGCAAGGCCGCGGTCGCGTCGACGCGGGCGATGAAGTCGCGCGTGTCCGGCAAGGCGACGCGGGCGTCGTCGTGCCCGGCGAAATCCAGCGCCGAGGTCAGGTCGCCGGCGATCGCGCGGCGCCATGGGCTGATGTTGGGTTCGGCGACGCCGAAGCGGCGCTCCAGGAACCGGAGCACCGAGGTGTGGTCGAACACCTGCGAATCGACCCAGCCGCCGCGGCTCCACGGCGACACCACCAGCATCGGCACGCGCGGACCGAGCCCGACCGGGACGCCGTGGTAGTCCTCGCCGCGCACATCGACATTGCTGGCACCCATGGCCGGATCGGTCGCCGGCAGCGCCGGCGGCACGTGGTCGAAGAAGCCGTCGTTCTCGTCGTAGTTGATCAGCAACACGGTCTTGGACCACACCCCCGGCGAGGCCGCCAGCACCTCCAGCAGGCGTGCGCTCAGCGATTCGCCGTAGGCCGGGGTGGCCTCGGGGTGCTCGCTGAGCAGGTACGGCGCCACGATCCACGACACCTGCGGCAAGCTGCCGCTGCGCACGTCGCGCTCGAAGGCGGCGACCAGATGCTCGCCGCGCGAGGCCTTGGCGTTGTCGGCGGTGGAACCCGGCACGATCGCGCGGCCGCGCCGGTACAAGGGAGAGGCGCGGTCGAGATTGCGGAAATTGGCGAAGTACGGATGGCTGTTGTCACCGTAGTTGTCGAATTCCTGGTACACCTGCCAACTGACGCCGGCCTGCTGCAGGCGCTCGGAATAGGTGGTCCACGCGTAGCCGGGAAACTTCGCGTTGTCGCGCGCCATGTCGGCGGTCCAGTTGCCATCGTCGCGGTTGTTCACCGCCTGCTCGCCGTCGTTGCCGACGCTCAGGCCGCTGGTGCCGGTGAACATGTACATGCGGTTGGGATTGGTCGGGCCGAACAGCGAGGCGTGGTAGCCGTCGCAAATGGTGAAGGCGTCGGCCAGCGCGTAGTAGAACGGCAGGTCCTCGCGCTGGAAGTGGCCCATGCTCATCGCGCTCTTCTGCGCGATCCAGGCGTCGTGGTGCTTCCAGATTTCGTGCGAGCCCTTCCAGTCGTGGTTGAGGTCCTGCATCCACTGCGCGCTGCTGGTCTGGCTGTTGAGGCGGAACGGCAGCACGTGGCGATCGCCGGCACCGGCTTCGGGCTGGTACCAGACCGGGCGGCCGCCGGGCAGGCGCAGCGGCCGCGGGTCGCCGAAGCCGCGCACGCCGCGCAGGCAGCCGAAGTAGTGGTCGAACGAGCGGTTCTCCTGCATCAGGATCACCACGTGCTGCACGTCCTGCACGGTGCCGGTGACCCGCGCCGGCGGCACCGCCAGCGCACTGCGGATCGCCCCGGGCAGCAGCGGCATGACCGCCCCGGCGCCGAGGGCCAGGGACGCACGGGCGAGGAAACGGCGACGACTGTGTTCGACCACGGAGGGACTACCGGCGACGAGCCTGGGCTCACTAATCGCTCAGCGTAGATGGCGCCGATGAAGCGGCGTTGACAAGGCGAGGCGCAAGCGCTGGCGCATGCGCGCGACCGCACCGATGGCCGCCCACTGCACGCCGTGCTCGCCCTGATGTTCCAGCACCGGCCGCACGCCCCGCTCCCGTACCTCGGGGAAAACGTCGGGGTGCGAGCGTAGCCTCGCGCACCCAAACTCCGCGAGGCGCTTCGCCCCGGACCCTCACCCCAACCCCTCTCCCGGAGGAAGAGGGGCGAAGGCACGCCGCGGCTGTTCCCTTCTCCCATCGGGAGAAGGTGGCGCGTAGCGCCGGATGAGGGCAGGTCACGCCAGGGAATGCCCACTCGGTAGCGATGCAGGCCGTCGCTTCCGGCGCTCGGTCCGCGATTACCAGCAGTTGGCGTACCCTTGGTGCGACTGCATTGCGCCGTGCTCGCCGGCCAATTCGCGAAGAAGCGCCGTGCGCTTACGCTCGGCATTCGAGCGCAAGCGCGAGCGCATGGCCAGCGCCGATGGCACCGTTGCCCCATGGTTGTCGCCACCGGTCTGCTGCGCCGCCACGGCCCGGGGCTGAACATCCGGGCTCATGTGCAAGCCCGGTCTCTGCCCGCCTGCTTGGCCCGGTAGAGCGCGGCGTCCGCCTTATCGACCAGGTCCGTCACCGTCCATTGCTGATTTCCCATGTCCGCGCAGGCGATACCGATGCTCACGGTCACCCGCGCATCGGTCGGGCTGGATGCGTGCGGCAGCGCCAGTTCGCGCACGGCCGAGCGAACCTGCTGGGCCACCCGCTCCGCGCCCTTCTCATCGGTGAACGGCAGGATGATGGCGAATTCCTCGCCGCCGTACCTGGCGGCCACGTCGTTCAGCCGCAAGGCGCAGGAGGCCATGGCCTGTCCCACTTGGCGCAGGCAGGCATCGCCATTCACGTGTCCATAGGTGTCGTTGTAGAGCTTGAAATGGTCGACGTCGATCATCAGCAGCGAGACCGGAGAATGGGTGACCTGCCTCTGTTGCAGCGCGCGCTGCAGCTTGTAGTCGAAGCCTCGTCGGTTGTAGATGCCGATGAGCGGGTCGATCCACGCCTCGGTGCTCAGCTTGGCTTCGCTCGTGTGGACTCGTCGCAGCTGCAGGTGCAGCCAGATGCCCAGGCCCACGAACAGCGCGCATCCGGCAATGGTGATAAGCGAGCGCTGCAGGGCCATTTTCCGCCATGACGCCAGTACTTCGTTGGAGGGCATGCTGACCAAGAGCGACATTGGAAATGGCCGGACCGGGGCGAATCCGGCAACCCATTCCTCCCCGTCGATGGGCGAACGGTAGATGGCCCAGCCTCGGTGCAGCTCCCGCATCGTGCGGTGGATCTGGCTGCCGGCGATGCTGGCGCCTTTCAGGTATTGGTCGCCGAGGCGGAAGGGCACGACATCGCCATCGTCGTAGATGATGGCGATCGAGCCGCTACGTCCGACATCGAACGTGTTACCGAGATCTTGCAAATACTCGAGCCGGATGCTGGCCAGCGCAACGCCGCCGAAGGAGCCGTCGGCGTTGTCGACGCGCCGGCTCAACGTTATGGTCCAGGAACCGTCGGAATGGCTCGGGCGGCCTATGAATGCTAGGCCGTCGCTGTACTTTTTGTGGTGCTCGAAATGGGCTTGATCGGCATTGTTGCCGCGCTGAGAACCTCTTGGCGGGGAGGAATTCACCCATTGCCCGCTCGCATCGCAGACCGCGACGGTGTGCAGTCGGTCCGAGAGATTGGCCGCGTCCACCAGGACCTCGTGCAACGTTTTCGGTTTGCGACCCGCTCCGGTCTCGACCCGGGCAACGACTCCCGAGAGCACGGCGTCGGCAATGACGAGCGAGTCGCTGGTGTGCTGGGCGAGCGAACTGGCCAGATTCAGCGAGCTAGCCTGCGCGGTTCGCAACGTTGCGCTCCTGGCGTCGCGAAGCGAGGAATACTCCGATGCGGCCAGCATCGCCCACGCTGCCGTGATAAACACGTTCAGCGCCACTCGCTGGACCAGGTTCCTCCGCTGTGTTGTGCCTTTTGACATGCCCGCCTCCGCTCTGCAGCTCGATCAGGCCAGATATGCAATCTATGTGCCCCAACCCGGCCGGCCCTGACCCTGTCGCGCATTCATCAGGAAGCCGGGCATGCCCTGCGGCTGCAAAGATCGGAACGTCCGCGGCGCGTCCAGGCATCTGGCCATGGTGATCGCCGGTACCGGGCTGGCCGGTACGGTCAGGTCGTGGAGCACCGCCTCGACAGCCCTGTCATCGGCTCGCCGGCGCACCGTTCGCAAGCCTGGAACCTAGGCTCGCGCGCCAGGCCGTCGGTAATTGGCCGTACGGCACCGTGCTACGCCAGGCGGCAGTGCGCGAGGCGGCAGCGGCCAGCGGCTGCAGATGATGTGATGGTAGGCGCGGCGATTGCGGCACCTTGCGCACGATCAGCGCCAGCGAATACCTGTTGGCGCCGCCGGGTGGACTCGCGGCTACGTCGCCTTCGCTACTAGGGCGTGTCGGCAGACTGCTCTTCCAGGATCGGTCCAGCCAGTGCGAAGGCGTGGTTGGCCGCCGGTACGCCGCAGTAGATCGCCGCCTGCAGCAGCACTTCCTTGATCTCGTCCGCAGTCACGCCGTTGTTGCGCGCGGCGCGCACGTGCAGCTTGAATTCCTCGTCGTGGCCGAGCGCGACCATCATCGCCAGGGTCAGCAGCGAGCGCGTGTGCCGCGGCAGGCCGTCGCGGGTCCACACCGTGCCCCAGGCGGTGCGGGTGATGAACTCCTGGAACTCGCTGGTGAAATCGGTGCGCGCGGCCAGCGAGCGCTCCACGTGCGCCTCGCCGAGCACGGCTTTGCGGACCTGCAGTCCGGCGTCGTAGCGTTGTTTCTCGTCCATGGGGGGTTCCGTTGTGAGATGGGGAGGATGCGGCGCCGGATCGCCCGAATGCGGCGTTCCCGGCAGCCTGCGCAGCGGCGCAGGCGCCGTTCTAGGGATGCTGGAGAAACTCGCGCAAGTGTTGGTTGAATGCCGGCGCAGACTCCACGTTGCAGATATGGCGGCCAGGTACCTGCGCGTAGCGGCCGTGCTGTACCGCCTCGGCGATGGCGCGCAGGTCCTGCGGCGGGCACACCGGATCGTCGTCGCCGGCGATCGCCAGCAGCGGCACCGCCAGCGCACCGAGCCGGTCGCGGAAATCGGCGGTGGCCACGGCGTGGCAGCATGCCGCGTAGCCTTCGGGCGAGGTGGCGAGGAAGCTGGCGATGATGCTGTCCAGCCGCTGCGGATGCAGCGCGGCGAAGGCCGCGGTGAACCAGCGCTCGCGCGTGGCCGCCGCCAGCGCGGCCAGGCCCTCGGCCTGCACCTGCGCGATGCGCGCGCGCCAGCTGTCCTCGCTACCGATCTTCTGCGCGGTCGCACTGACCACCAGCCGCTGCAGCCGCGCGCCGGCGTGCAGGCCCAGCCACTGCCCGGTCAGGCCACCGATGGACAGCCCGCAGAAATGGCTGCGTTCGATCCGCAGCGCATCCCACAACGCCAGCACGTCGCCGCCGAGGTCGTCCACGCGGTACGCGCCGGCCGGCACGCCGGACGCGCCATGCCCGCGGCGGTCGTAGCGCAGCAGGCGGAAGTGCGGCGCCAGCGCGTCGATCTGCGCGTCCCACATGTGCAGGTCGGTGCCGAGCGAGTTGCAGAAGGTCAGCCACGGCTTGCCTTCGCTGCCGTCGAGACGGTAGTGCAGGCGATGGCTGGGCAGGTCGAGGAAAGGCATGGCGGCTCCGCGGGATTCAGGGAAACAGGCTCAACCGTTGGCGAGCACGCGATCGATCCAGGCATCGGCCATGCCGCGCCAGCTGTCGGCGGCGAACAAGGCTCGCAGCCGGTCGCCGTCCAGCACCGCGCTCACCCGCGCGTCGGCAGCCAGCACCTCGCGCAGGTGCAGCCCCTGCTGCAGCGCGTGGCGGGCCGATTCCTCCACCAATGCGTGCGCGGCCGCCTTGCCCAGGGTCGCAGCAAGCGCGACCGACACCGCCTCGGCGTAGAGCAGGCCGCCGTGGCTGTCCAGGTGCGTGCGCATGCGCGCGCGGTCCAGCTCCAGGCCGTCGATCACGCTGCGCATCTGCGCCAGGCTACCGGCGCTCAGGCGCACGATCTCCGGCACGGTCTCCCACTCCGCATGCCACTGCCCGGCGGCGCGTTCGTGCGGCTGCGGCAGCGCCGCGTACAGCGTGGACACCAGGCCGGGCACGCGCGTGGCCGCGGCGATGGCGGCCACGCAGCCCACCGGGTTGCGCTTGTGCGGCATCGCCGAGGAGCCGCCCTTGCCGGCCGCGGCCGGTTCGAAGGCCTCGGCCACTTCCGACTGCATCAGCAGCACGATGTCGGTGGCGATCTTGCCCAGGGTCCCGGCCAGCAGCGCGAACGCGCTGCCGACCTCGACGATGCGGTCGCGCGCGGCATGCCAGGGCAGCGCCGGCAGCGGCAGCCGCAACGCCTGCGCCAGCGCCTGCGCCACGTCCAGGCCCTGCGTCTGCAACGAGGCCAGGGTACCGGCGGCGCCGCCGAACTGCAGCACCAGCGCGTCCTCGCGCAGCGCCTGCAGCCGGCGCTGCGCGCGTTGCAGCGCATCCAGCCAGCCGGCCGCCTTGAGTCCGAAGGTCACCGGCACCGCCTGCTGCAGCAAGGTACGCCCGGGCAGGCCGGTATCGCGTTCGCGCTGGGCGAGCGCGCGCAAGGCATCGCACAGCGCGGCCAGCTTCGGCTGCAGCACGTCCAGCGCGGCGCGCAGCTGCAGCACGCTGCCGCTGTCGATCACGTCCTGGCTGGTGGCGCCCCAATGCACCCAGCGCGCGGCGTCCACGTCGGCCGCCTCGACCCGCGCGGTCAATGCCTTGACCAGCGGGATGGCCGGGTTGCCGGCCAGCGCGGTGGCCTGGCCGAGCGCGCCCAGGTCGTACTGCCGCGCCTGGCAGGCGGCCTGGATCGGCGCGACCGCCGCCTCCGGGATCACCCCGCAGCGCGCCTCGGCCTGCGCCAGCGCGGCCTCGACATCGAGCATGCCCTGCACGCGCGCGGCGTCGTCGAACAGCGCATCGATGTCGGGGTCGCCGAACAGGGGGCTGAGCAGGGAAAGGCTGGAACTCATGGGTGACGTCTCTGCGGGTCGTGCCGGCGCATCGGGCCGGCCAAGGGTAGCGCCAACGCGATGACGGGATGCGGTGGATAGCGCCGAACGGGGGACATCGCCCGGCTGCCGCGGCCGCATGTGGGAGCGACTTCAGTCGCGACGGGCCTTACCGGTAGAGCCCGTCGCGACTGAAGTCGCTCCCACACGACCGCCAGCGCTCAATAGCTGAAGAACACCGTCTCCTGCTCGCCCTGCATGCGCACGTCCCAGGCGTAGTGTCCCGGCGCGGTGCGCTGGGCCAGCAGCGTGTCGCGCCGTTGCGGCGGCACCAGCGCCAGGATCGGGTCCTCGCCGTTGCCGGCGGCGTCGGCGAAGTACAGCCGCGTGGACGCGGCGCGCAGCAGCCCGCGCATGAACACCAGCACCACGAGATGCGGCGCCTGCGGCGCGCCTTTGGGACCGGCCACCACACCAGGCTTGATGGTGGTGAAGGAGAAACGGCCATGCGCGTCGGTCGGCACGCGGCCCCAACCGTGGAAGGCCGGATCGTGATCGTCGTGGCGCGGATCGTCGCGATGCGCGTAGATGCCGGCGGCGTCGGCCTGCCAGATCTCCAGCACCGCATCGGCGACCGGCACGCCGGCGCCATCGAACACCGTGCCGCTCACCTGCACGCGCGCGCCGCGCGCCGCGGCCGGTGCGATCTCGGTGCGGTACAGCGACTCCAGGCCCAGGCGGTAGTACGGGCCGACGGTTTGCGAAGGGGTTGCCTGAAAACTCATGATGTCACTCCCAGACGGTCTGCTTGCGGCCGCGCAGCACGATGTCGAAGCGGTAGGCCAACGCGTATTCGTTCATCGCGTTCTCCCAGTCGAACGCTGACACCATCCGCGCCTTGGCCTTGGCGTCGTCCACGCAGTTGAAGATCGGGTCGAAGGCCAGCAGCGGGTCGCCGGGGAAGTACATCTGCGTGACCAGGCGCTGGCCGATGCCCCCGCCGTGCAGCGAGAAGTGGATGTGCGCCGGACGCCAGGCGTTGTAATGGTTGCGCCACGGGTAGGCGCCGGGCTTGATGGTCTTGAAACGGTAGCGGCCGTGCGCATCGGTCAGCACCTGGCCGGTGCCGGTGAAGTTGGGGTCCAGCGGCGCGTCGTGCTGGTCGCCCTGGTGCAGGTAGCGCCCGGCGGCGTTGCACTGCCACACCTCGACCACGCTGTCGCGCACCGGCTGGCCGTTCTCGTCGAGCACGCGGCCGGAGACGATGATGCGCTCGCCCAGCGGTTCGCCGGAAAAACCGGCGGTGAGGTCGGCGGCATGCGCGCCCAGGGTGATGCGGTCCAACGTCGGACCGGTGACTTCCGACAGCGTCGCCGGGATCGCGATCGGGTCGCGGCTGGGGCCGCGGCGCACGGTCGAGGCGTAGGCTGGATGAATGTACGGCGGCTGCGTGCCCGGATACGGCTTGCGATAGCCGAGCAGTGCCTGGTTGGTGGAATCGCTCATCTTGCTTCTCCCGGTGGCTCCGCACGGGAGCCTGTTTCGTCTGCGGTTGCCTGCGCTTGGCAGGAACGTCCGCGGCCGCGAGGGCGCTGCCCGCCACACTCGCGGCCGAAGCCGCCCCTACAGTAGTATTCGCTCAGACCCGCTCGATCGCCAGCGCCACACCCTGGCCGACGCCGATGCACATGGTCGCCAGGCCGCGACGGCCGCCGCCGGCCTCCAGCTGGCGCAGCAGGGTCAGCGCCAGCCGCGCGCCGCTCATGCCCAGCGGATGGCCGAGCGCGATCGCGCCGCCGTTGGCGTTGACGTGCGCGGCATCGTCGGCCAGGCCGAGTTCGCGCAGGCAGGCCAGCCCTTGCGCGGCAAAGGCCTCGTTGAGTTCGATCGCATCGAAGTCCTCGATCTTCACGCCGAGCCGCGCCATCAGCTTGCGTGTGGCCGGCACCGGACCGATACCCATGTAGGCCGGCTCCACGCCGGCCGCGGCGAAGCCGAGCACGCGCGCACGCGGGCTCAGGCCCAGCGCCTGCACCTGCGCGGCCGAGGCCAGCAGCAATGCGGCGGCGCCGTCGTTGATGCCCGAGGCGTTGCCGGCGGTGACCGTGCCCGGCTGGCGGAAGATCGGCTTGAGCCTGGCCAGCGCCTCCGCCGTGGTGTCCGCGCGCGGATGCTCGTCGCGCGCGACCTCGATGGTCTCGCCGCGCTTGCCGCCGGGCACCGTCACCGGCACGATCTCGCCGTCGAAGAAGCCGCACCGCTGCGCGGCGGCGGTGCGCTGCTGGCTGCGCAGCGCGAACGCATCCTGGTCCTCGCGCGACACGCCGTAGCGCGCGGCGACGTTCTCGGCGGTCTCGCCCATCGACTCCACGCCATACAAGCGTTTCATCTCGGGATTGACGAAGCGCCAGCCCATCGTGGTGTCCTCGAGGCGCTGCTCGCGCACGAACGGCGTGGCCGCCTTGCCCATCACATAGGGCGCCCGCGACATCGACTCCACGCCGCCGGCGATCGCCAGTCCCAGCTCGCCGGCGCGGATACCGCGCGCGACGGTGCCGACCGCGTCCAGCCCGGAACCGCACAGGCGGTTGATGGTGCTGCCGGGCACGCCGAACGGCAGCCCGGCCAGCAGCAGGCTCATGCGCGCGACGTTGCGATTGTCCTCGCCGGCCTGGTTGGCGCAGCCCAGATAGACGTCCTCGAGCAGCGCCGGGTCCAGTTGCGGATGCCGCGCCAGCAGCGCCTTGATCGGCAGCGCGCCGAGGTCGTCGGCACGCACGCCGGCCAACGCGCCGCCGTAGCGGCCGATCGGGGTGCGGATGCCGTCGATGATGAACACATCGGTCATTGCGCCGTCTCCATCGCCAGTTGCAGTCCGGTCAGGCGTTGCAGCTCGTCCAGCGACACGCCGTCGATCAGCTCGATGACCGAGGCGCCGTCCTTGCCGAGCGCGAACACGCCCAGGTCGGTGTAGACGCGCGAGACGCAGCGCAGGCCGGTCAGCGGGTAGTCGCATTCGGCGACCAGCTTGCTGTCGCCACTTTTGGTCAGCAGGTCCATCATCACGAACACGTCCTTGGCGCCGATCGCCAGGTCCATCGCGCCGCCGACCGCGGGGATCGCGTCGGGCGCGCCGGTGCTCCAGTTGGCCAGGTCGCCATGCACCGAGACCTGGAACGCGCCGAGCACACACACGTCGAGCCGGCCGCTGCGCATCATCGCGAACGAGTCGGCATGGTGGAAGTAGCAGCCGCCGGTCAGCAGCGTCACCGGCTGTTTGCCGGCGTTGATCAGGTCGGGGTCCTCCTCGCCGGGCGCTGGCGCCGGGCCCATGCCGAGCACGCCGTTCTCCGAATGCAGGAAGATCTCCTTGTCGGCCGGCAGGAAGTTGGCGACCAGGGTCGGCAAGCCGATGCCGAGGTTGACGTAGGCACCCTCGACGATGTCGCGCGCCACGCGCGCGGCGATCTGTTCGCGGCTCAGGCGGTTCATGCGCTCTCTCCGGCGGCGACCACGCGTTGCACGAAGATGCCCGGGGTGACCACCGCTTCCGGATCCAGTTCGCCCAGCGCCACCACCTCGCCGACCTGCGCGATCGTGCAGTCGGCGGCCATCGCCATCAGCGGGCCGAAGTTGCGTGCGGTCTTGCGGTACACCAGGTTGCCCCAGCGGTCGCCCCGATGCGCCTTGATCAGTGCGAAGTCGGCGCGGATCGGGTATTCGAGCACATAGTGCCGGCCATCGATCTCGCGCGTCTCCTTGCCCTTGGCCAGTTCGGTGCCGTAGCCGGTCGGGGTGAAGATCGCGCCCAGGCCGTTGCCGGCGGCATGGATGCGCGCGGCCAGGTTGCCCTGCGGCACCAGCTCCAGCTCGATCTCGCCGGCGCGGTAGGCCGCATCGAAATGCTGCGAGTCGGCCTGGCGCGGGAACGAGCAGACGATCTTGCGCACGCGCTTGCGCTTGATCAGCGCGGCCAGGCCGG
Protein-coding regions in this window:
- a CDS encoding 3-oxoacid CoA-transferase subunit B, producing the protein MNRLSREQIAARVARDIVEGAYVNLGIGLPTLVANFLPADKEIFLHSENGVLGMGPAPAPGEEDPDLINAGKQPVTLLTGGCYFHHADSFAMMRSGRLDVCVLGAFQVSVHGDLANWSTGAPDAIPAVGGAMDLAIGAKDVFVMMDLLTKSGDSKLVAECDYPLTGLRCVSRVYTDLGVFALGKDGASVIELIDGVSLDELQRLTGLQLAMETAQ
- a CDS encoding 3-oxoacid CoA-transferase subunit A, translated to MIDKTVVSLEAAVAGIHDGATVMIGGFGSAGMPDQLIDALIVQGAQELTIVNNNAGNGETGLAALIKRKRVRKIVCSFPRQADSQHFDAAYRAGEIELELVPQGNLAARIHAAGNGLGAIFTPTGYGTELAKGKETREIDGRHYVLEYPIRADFALIKAHRGDRWGNLVYRKTARNFGPLMAMAADCTIAQVGEVVALGELDPEAVVTPGIFVQRVVAAGESA